One genomic segment of Nitrospirota bacterium includes these proteins:
- a CDS encoding 5-formyltetrahydrofolate cyclo-ligase has protein sequence MPEKASLRKEILAKRDSIPPVVKKIKDKSILERLFSLDEVKTAKTIFLFASFRSEVDTFGMIQRALDEGKRVVLPRVEGQNLGLYEIKNRDELVPGYMKIPEPSVLTDDRKCGINDVAAIIIPGAAFDETGNRIGYGGGFYDRLLAELQKPVPVVAPTYEEQVIESVPTDDHDKKVSIIVTDRREIRCL, from the coding sequence ATGCCTGAGAAGGCCTCTCTCAGAAAAGAGATCCTTGCAAAAAGAGACAGCATCCCTCCGGTAGTAAAAAAGATCAAGGACAAATCAATTCTGGAGCGTCTTTTTAGCCTCGATGAGGTCAAGACGGCAAAGACAATCTTCTTGTTCGCCTCTTTCAGGTCAGAGGTCGACACCTTCGGCATGATACAACGTGCGCTTGATGAGGGCAAAAGGGTTGTGCTTCCGAGAGTGGAAGGGCAGAACCTTGGGCTCTATGAAATCAAAAACCGTGATGAGCTAGTCCCCGGATACATGAAGATCCCTGAACCCTCTGTTCTGACTGATGACCGAAAATGCGGCATCAACGATGTCGCCGCGATTATCATACCAGGCGCTGCGTTTGACGAAACCGGTAATCGTATCGGGTATGGCGGCGGCTTTTACGACCGGCTGCTTGCCGAACTCCAGAAACCTGTGCCTGTAGTCGCTCCGACGTACGAAGAGCAGGTGATCGAGTCAGTGCCTACAGATGACCATGACAAGAAGGTGAGCATTATCGTTACTGACCGGCGGGAGATACGCTGCCTTTGA
- a CDS encoding AAA family ATPase encodes MKIAVTGKGGVGKTTLSSILSYLFAAEGNKVIAVDADPDANLASALGVSRSDAEKIVPIANMNELIEERTGSKPGSPGIYKLNPKVDDLPEGVGYKIDGITLLIMGKGKAASSGCYCPENVLLRRLLRHLVVERNEVVIVDMEAGIEHLTRGTADSVDAFIVVIEPGQRSIQTAGVVRDMAKGLGVKNVFVVANKIRGQDDLDFVKKGIGTMELAGHISFSHAIMEADIKGDSPFKFAPQTVEEVKQIKAAIETVLNA; translated from the coding sequence ATGAAAATTGCAGTTACCGGAAAAGGCGGCGTAGGCAAGACAACCCTTTCTTCTATTCTGAGTTATCTTTTTGCAGCAGAAGGCAATAAAGTGATTGCTGTTGATGCAGACCCCGATGCAAATCTTGCTTCTGCTCTTGGCGTCTCCCGGTCGGATGCGGAAAAGATTGTGCCGATCGCCAACATGAATGAATTGATCGAGGAACGCACCGGATCTAAGCCCGGCAGCCCGGGCATCTACAAGCTCAACCCGAAAGTCGACGATCTTCCCGAAGGAGTTGGTTACAAGATCGACGGCATAACACTCCTTATTATGGGCAAGGGCAAGGCTGCTTCATCAGGCTGTTACTGCCCTGAGAATGTGCTTCTCCGCAGGCTTCTCCGCCACCTGGTAGTTGAAAGGAACGAAGTGGTGATTGTTGATATGGAGGCAGGCATTGAGCATCTGACGCGCGGCACGGCTGATTCTGTTGATGCCTTTATTGTCGTTATTGAGCCGGGACAGCGCAGCATCCAGACAGCTGGTGTTGTCCGTGATATGGCCAAGGGCCTGGGTGTAAAGAACGTCTTTGTTGTTGCCAACAAGATACGCGGACAGGATGATCTGGATTTTGTAAAAAAAGGAATCGGCACCATGGAGCTTGCCGGACATATCAGCTTCAGCCATGCGATCATGGAGGCTGATATCAAGGGCGACTCTCCCTTCAAATTCGCGCCTCAGACGGTTGAAGAGGTGAAGCAGATCAAGGCTGCGATCGAAACAGTATTGAATGCCTGA
- a CDS encoding pyridoxamine 5'-phosphate oxidase family protein, with translation MIPEKLLEIMKKDGVVAIATLGPDGPHMVNTWNSYLRISPDGRLFIPAGYMNKTEANIAHNPNLLITLGSSKVEGLHGAGAGFLIKGTGMFVTTGPDFDFMKEKFSWLRATLAVTIESATQTW, from the coding sequence ATGATCCCGGAGAAACTGCTGGAAATCATGAAGAAGGATGGAGTTGTTGCTATCGCCACCCTGGGACCTGATGGACCCCACATGGTCAATACGTGGAATAGCTACCTTAGAATATCTCCAGATGGACGGCTTTTTATCCCCGCAGGTTACATGAACAAAACAGAGGCCAACATTGCCCACAATCCGAATCTTTTGATTACCTTGGGAAGCAGTAAGGTTGAGGGCCTGCATGGAGCGGGTGCCGGTTTCCTGATCAAGGGAACGGGAATGTTCGTGACGACCGGCCCTGATTTTGATTTCATGAAAGAAAAGTTCAGTTGGCTGCGTGCCACCCTGGCAGTTACAATCGAATCAGCCACTCAAACCTGGTGA